A window from Candidatus Nitrospira neomarina encodes these proteins:
- a CDS encoding transketolase — MNVQALENKAAELRLHILRAALKAGKGHVPPAFSWVEIGVALFYGGHLNLRPHDPKWENRDRFILSKGHGCLTLYAMLADLGFFPKTELDNFCGPGSLLAGHPDTQIPGVEGISGSLGHGLGLSAGLALGAKLHSYPWKVVTVMGDGECQEGSVWEAAMFASHHQLHNLVAIIDRNGLGATNYTEKNVALEPFVSKWKAFGWEVVSINGHSFQEINKVLEGFRQRSSLKPLMILAQTVKGKGVSFMEASVDWHHRIPKGEEVEEAIRQLMGTISSFGSAVTMELAHGA, encoded by the coding sequence ATGAACGTTCAGGCCCTTGAAAACAAAGCCGCAGAGCTGAGACTTCATATTCTCAGGGCCGCGTTAAAAGCCGGGAAAGGTCATGTTCCCCCAGCATTTTCCTGGGTGGAAATTGGTGTGGCGTTGTTTTATGGGGGACACCTGAACCTTCGGCCCCATGATCCAAAATGGGAAAACAGGGATCGATTCATTCTGAGTAAGGGGCATGGATGTTTGACCTTGTATGCGATGTTGGCCGATTTGGGGTTTTTCCCCAAAACCGAGTTAGACAATTTTTGCGGACCGGGAAGTCTCCTGGCCGGTCACCCCGATACCCAAATTCCGGGAGTGGAGGGGATTTCGGGGTCACTTGGGCATGGGTTAGGCCTGAGTGCTGGATTGGCCTTGGGAGCTAAACTTCATTCATACCCTTGGAAAGTTGTGACGGTCATGGGGGATGGGGAATGTCAGGAGGGATCGGTATGGGAAGCGGCGATGTTTGCGAGCCATCACCAACTCCATAATCTGGTGGCGATCATTGATCGGAATGGGTTAGGTGCAACCAACTATACCGAAAAAAATGTAGCATTGGAGCCCTTCGTCAGCAAATGGAAGGCTTTTGGATGGGAGGTGGTATCCATCAATGGGCATTCATTTCAAGAAATAAATAAGGTCTTGGAAGGTTTTCGTCAAAGAAGTTCGCTGAAGCCTCTAATGATTTTGGCTCAAACGGTGAAGGGAAAAGGGGTGTCATTTATGGAGGCCTCAGTCGATTGGCATCACAGGATTCCGAAGGGTGAGGAAGTGGAAGAGGCCATTCGGCAATTGATGGGTACAATTTCCTCTTTCGGTTCCGCGGTCACGATGGAGTTGGCTCATGGTGCATGA